One Mycolicibacterium goodii genomic region harbors:
- a CDS encoding copper resistance CopC family protein gives MRRLLAVVLAAFTLVAASLAGAGVASAHATRIATDPAENASLSESPQRVSATFNESMQQAFAAMTVVGPDGNLWSTGDPQVQGAVVSVAVRPLGPAGTYTVNYRATSADGHVVSGSWSFELTVAGAGTPGPTAAAPAPTDDGLPVWPFVVVAVLLVGGGAWWAVRRRS, from the coding sequence ATGAGGCGGCTACTGGCTGTCGTGCTGGCAGCGTTCACCCTGGTCGCGGCATCGCTGGCCGGCGCCGGTGTGGCGTCGGCACACGCGACCCGCATCGCGACCGATCCCGCCGAGAACGCGTCACTGAGCGAGTCGCCGCAACGGGTCAGCGCGACGTTCAACGAGTCGATGCAGCAGGCGTTCGCCGCCATGACCGTCGTCGGCCCGGACGGCAACCTGTGGTCTACCGGGGACCCGCAGGTCCAGGGCGCGGTGGTCAGTGTCGCGGTCCGCCCGCTGGGACCGGCGGGCACCTACACCGTGAACTATCGGGCCACCTCGGCCGACGGCCATGTGGTGTCCGGGTCGTGGTCGTTCGAACTGACGGTCGCCGGAGCCGGGACCCCCGGCCCCACCGCCGCTGCACCCGCGCCCACCGACGACGGTCTACCGGTGTGGCCGTTCGTGGTGGTGGCCGTGCTGCTCGTGGGTGGCGGAGCGTGGTGGGCGGTCCGGCGACGGTCGTGA
- a CDS encoding copper resistance D family protein translates to MGGPATVVTRRSVAGGGLVVAAATVVAWALAYPQSPMGGAMVRAVADSAAVVTLGLASVPLLDDIRHRADLTRTAARPLVLAAAVWAVAELVRLAVVAAQAAGLSVQHVGVRTVAEFAWYTTVGRSGLVSIVAALAVCGVALAAQRSTTTPSAAAVYATIGITAAGVAARTLAGHLAESPFGGLAVAVHALAAALWCGMLAALVLTVTHRGQWARVLPRFSQLALGCVAVLLVAGIVGSFVRLQSPVDLATTGYGRLLTAKIVVTAGLMVIAWRNRAGWLPAARAHRSSAGLSQRRSLIELAVMTVTVTFAAALAVTG, encoded by the coding sequence GTGGGCGGTCCGGCGACGGTCGTGACACGGCGTTCGGTCGCGGGCGGCGGCCTCGTGGTCGCCGCGGCGACGGTCGTCGCGTGGGCGCTGGCGTACCCGCAGAGCCCGATGGGCGGCGCGATGGTCCGCGCTGTGGCCGATTCTGCGGCGGTCGTCACGCTCGGACTGGCGTCGGTTCCGCTGCTCGACGACATACGACACCGCGCCGATCTCACCCGCACCGCGGCGAGACCTCTCGTGCTCGCCGCGGCGGTCTGGGCGGTGGCCGAGTTGGTGCGCCTGGCGGTGGTGGCCGCGCAGGCCGCGGGGCTGTCGGTGCAGCACGTCGGTGTGCGTACGGTGGCCGAGTTCGCGTGGTACACGACCGTCGGGCGATCCGGCCTGGTGAGCATCGTGGCCGCGCTGGCGGTCTGCGGTGTCGCGCTGGCGGCGCAGCGTTCGACGACGACGCCGTCCGCCGCGGCCGTGTACGCAACCATCGGGATCACGGCGGCAGGCGTGGCGGCGCGGACGCTGGCCGGGCACCTCGCGGAGAGCCCGTTCGGTGGGCTGGCGGTCGCGGTGCACGCGCTCGCCGCGGCGCTGTGGTGTGGCATGCTCGCGGCGCTCGTGCTCACGGTGACCCACCGCGGGCAGTGGGCGCGCGTACTGCCGCGCTTCTCTCAGCTGGCGCTGGGATGCGTCGCGGTGCTGCTCGTGGCCGGGATCGTGGGGTCGTTCGTGCGGCTGCAGTCGCCCGTCGACCTCGCGACGACCGGGTACGGCCGGTTGTTGACGGCGAAGATCGTGGTGACGGCCGGTTTGATGGTGATCGCGTGGCGCAACCGGGCTGGTTGGCTGCCCGCCGCACGGGCGCATCGCAGCAGCGCGGGCTTGTCACAGCGACGGTCCCTGATCGAGTTGGCGGTCATGACCGTCACGGTCACCTTCGCTGCCGCGTTGGCCGTCACCGGATGA
- a CDS encoding YcnI family copper-binding membrane protein: MQPLTGARSRALIAVASTAAFTSALAAGVLTAAPAVAHVHVDAENPVPGTTSVLTFRVPGESENGALTTELRVELPDVTSVRTEVMPGWTARLDRDVAAGTVSSVTWTAAPGVGISPDQFALFKISVRLPETPNVSFPTTQTYSDGTVVRWDQSPGPDGSEPEHPAPQLTLSSGTDGDGHDHGQGAPTVTSTPAAAAPMAGAPAGTGHAADNSARWLAGAALALSTAAVAVALTARSRS; this comes from the coding sequence ATGCAACCCCTCACCGGGGCGCGGTCGCGCGCCCTGATCGCGGTCGCGTCGACCGCAGCCTTCACCTCGGCTCTCGCCGCCGGGGTGCTCACCGCGGCGCCGGCCGTGGCCCATGTCCATGTCGACGCCGAGAATCCCGTGCCTGGCACCACGTCGGTGCTCACCTTCCGGGTTCCTGGCGAATCCGAAAATGGTGCGCTGACAACAGAACTGCGTGTGGAACTGCCCGACGTGACCTCGGTGCGCACCGAGGTGATGCCGGGTTGGACCGCCCGACTGGACCGTGACGTCGCCGCGGGCACGGTCTCGTCGGTCACATGGACGGCCGCACCGGGCGTCGGCATCTCGCCCGACCAGTTCGCGCTGTTCAAGATCTCGGTGCGCCTGCCGGAAACCCCGAATGTGAGTTTCCCGACCACACAGACGTACTCGGACGGCACCGTGGTGCGCTGGGACCAGAGCCCGGGGCCCGACGGCAGTGAGCCCGAACATCCCGCCCCGCAGCTGACTTTGTCGAGCGGTACCGACGGGGACGGGCACGACCACGGCCAGGGCGCTCCGACGGTCACGTCGACTCCCGCGGCCGCCGCGCCCATGGCAGGCGCTCCCGCGGGCACCGGGCATGCGGCCGACAACTCGGCGCGCTGGCTGGCCGGTGCCGCGCTGGCATTGTCCACGGCGGCCGTCGCGGTCGCGCTGACGGCGCGGAGCCGGTCATGA